The window TTGCACTTCGTAGGTATTGCCGGCATCATTGTCAGCTGGTTGTTCAAAGTCCGGGGCGCTGTTGAATGTTAATGCACCAGAGTTTGAGTCAATGGAGAATAATCCTTTATCGGTTCCACCATTTAGCTTATAAGTAAGAGCATCTCCATCTGGATCAAAGGCAACTAGCGTTTCAACAGCGGTCTTATTTTCTTTGGATTTATAAGTGCTTTGTGCACTGGCGAATTTTGGGGAATGATTCTCTGTCACATTAAAACTGGGGCCTGTGGCTGTTTGTCCAAAGGCTGCTATTTTGACCGGTCCGCTGGTAGCATCTTGTGGCACAGTAGCTACAACTTTGGTAGAGCTAGCACTGCTTATGGTGGCTTCGGTATCATTGAAGGTAACGATATTGGCATCAGCTGTGGTATTAAATCCAACTCCATTGAGTGTTACTGATGAACCGATAGGGCCCTCTTTAGAAGACAGGCCGGTAATTTTCGGAGAGGGAATAACTTCAAAGCGATCAGACGTTACTGATTTATCACCCACAGTAATGGTAATGGTTCCCTGGGTAGCATTTTGGGGTACTTCTGTAAGTATCAGTGTATCAGTGACACTCAGTATCGGGGCGGGTTGTCCGTCAATAGATATTGTAAGCTGTCCGCCAGACTTGCTTAGTGTATCAGTAGTATTTGAGCTTGATTTCATTTGATTAGTGTGAGCAGGGGAGTTGTTCAGCCTGGAATTATTATCTGAATGATGGTTATTGACTGTATTATCAAGATTAGGCAGCGATGAATTGGATCCTGTTAATTTTTTGGAGCGCTTTCCAGCATTTGCCTTCTTTTTGAGCGCAGTCTTGCCGTGAGTTTTTTGAGAGGCAGTAGGAGATTTTTTGCTGCTTTTATTTGGAGTATTTCCCAGAAAATTAGCCCCTGTAATGGTAATACGAGAACCGGTTGGAGCTTTTGCGGGAGATACCCCGGTAACAACAAGCTGTTGTGTAAGGATTTTAAAATAAGGCCCGCTAATGGTTTTGTTACCAGCAGTAAGTTTCACTGGTCCGCTGGATGCGCCTTCTGGGACTTCGGCTATTATTTCTTCTGCTTTGGTACTGCGTACAGGGGCCGGAGTTCCATCAAAGCTGACCTGGCATTCAGACTGTTGTGTGTTAACATTCTTGGTACCGATGGTTATAGCCGCTCCCACCATCCCGCTATCGGGAGTAACGGAAGTAATTTCGCTGGTACCGACTTCGGGACCTGAATTTCCGCAAGAGATAATTATTACTGTAATACTGACCGAAAGAAGGGTAATACCCAAGAGTTTTATGAATTGCTTATACATAATGCCGTTAAATTGTGATGTAATTAGCTATTTAATAGTATTTGTTACCCGAAATATTTATCCAATACATGTACCTGATACCAATTGGGACACCATTTTTGCTTGCCAACAAAATTTCTGTGGTCAATAAAGACATTTAGGTTCTAACCGAAAAGTAAAAATGCGAACGGATTTTTAGCTTACTGATTGATGTTTAGTTTTAGGTTCGGGAAGAGATGCTAGGTTTTACAAGGTTTTATAACGGATTTTTCAATTTCTTTCGAAGAATCGAAACTCCATTTAAAATTACGTAGCATTACTCTTGTAAAGGATATGGGGTGTCGGAACTTCCAAAAAGGAACACTATCCTGAGCGCTTGGCATGAGTAATTTCACTGATAAGCTTCGGACTTTTTATCCGCTCTTATGCTTACGGAGACCCAGGAACCAGGGTGGAGACATGCCCAGAGTAATTAAGAGGTTGTCAGATTATTAGAATCTGCAGCAGAGTAGCGGATAGAAATTTACAGAGTACGGTCTGTACTAAAGGAGGGCCATATTTTATAACGTACTAATAGTATTTGATTGTCACATTCTGAAGATAGACTTAAAATCATTTTGTTCCTTAGTGCTCTCTATGGTATTTATCATAACTGCTTTATGGATGAAAATTATTTTCAGACTCACTACGCATAATCCGGGAAAATACGGTTTTAAACAGATTCCCATCTTCGTTTGTAAGGACACTGAGATCATCGCTGTGATATCTCTTGAACTTTTTCATAAAGTGGGATCGGTCGTAATAGCCAAATTTTGATAAAATATCGTTTACGGTAGAATTTCCTTCTGCAATTTCAGCACAGGTAAAATTAAAGCGCACCTGTCGAATAAACTGACCGGGAGTAAAACCAATAAACTTGTTAAATTTCTTCTCGAGATAGCGTCTACTCACGTCTTCATATTCACAGAGATCCAGGACTTTCAATTTGCCCTTCTTTTCGTAAATGTAGTCAATAACTACATCCAGGTGGGTATATTTTATAGAGTCCGGGACTTTATTCAGCATAAAATCGGTAAGCAATCTTAATCGGTTTTCGGTGGATTCGGTCTTCAAAATTTCTTGCCGGATTTGGTCGGCTTCATCCTCAATTACTTCATCAAGAGGGAGGAAATCATTTTGGATGTCCGCCAGGTAAATATCAAAAAGTTTGTGTGTGGCTGTGGGCTTTAGGGCAATGCCGTAATACAATAAAGGGATATCACTGTCAAAAGAGAAGGTAGGGAAATACTGGCCGCTAAGAGCGTAATCGGGAAAGTGATGTACACCATTTGCATCTTCGACCCGGGGGTTCCCCTTTAACACGATGGTAATAGTCCCGGTACCAAAGGGGATGATTCTATTATCTTCAAAGGTACTGGGATGGGGGATATCAATTTCATATATCCGTTTTACAAACGGAGATAATTTTTGGGGAGGTAAGATAAATTCATGCATTATAGCCGATATTTTTTACAATTCTGACTTGATTTTTGTCTGGGTTAAGAAAACGATCCTTTGGTGTATTTGCTTCTTTTTGCATCCTATTTGTCAGAATAGGATAAACTAACCTCATTATATTAATTGCCCAATATCCTTTTGATACAAATATTTTGAGGAGTAAAAAAAGTTCCGTCTTGTCAGTTACTTTCAGCCCATCCCATAAAATTTACTCTTCTTTTTGTAATAAGGGGTGAATACCTTTTTTAACTCCTGGTGCTTAGGTTGTTCTAAATTAAAATCATTACTAATAATTTTCCAAGCTTCAGATTTTGCCTGTTCTAGTATCCATTGATCTTCTACAATGTCAGCGACCTTAAATTCTGGCAGGCCGCTTTGTTTGGTACCAAGAAAATCGCCGGGTCCGCGAAGCTCTAGGTCAGCTTCAGCAATTTGAAACCCATCATCGGTCTCTGCCATCTTCCGCAGGCGAAATTGTGCCTCTTTACTTACTTTTTGGCCGTAAATTAGGATGCAGTAACTCTGACGTTCGCCCCGGCCGATACGCCCCCGTAGCTGATGAAGCTGTGACAGCCCAAACCGTTCGGCGTGTTCCACAATCATAAGGCTGGCATTAGATACGTCAACACCGACCTCTATGACGGTGGTTGAGACCAGCACCTGTACCTCATTATTAATGAACTGCAGCATCACGGCATCTTTCTCTTCGGATTTCATCTGTCCGTGCAGTAATCCCACCTCGTGATTAGAGAATCGCTTTTTTAGTTTCTTAAACCCTGCGCTGGCATCTTTGAGGTCCATTTTTTCAGACTCTTCCACTAAGGGATACACGACGTATGCTTGCCCGCCCTTATTCAATTCCTGCTCAACGAAGTTATAAATTTCATCGTGTTTCTTTTGGTGCCGAACGGCGGTCTTCACGGGTTTGCGTCCGCCGGGAAGATCTTTAATGATGGAGATATCCAGGTCACTATATAATGTCATAGCCAGTGAGCGGGGAATGGGAGTCGCTGACATCACGAGCACATGTGGATGTGATCCCTTTTTTAGAATTTCAGCGCGTTGCTTAACACCAAAACGGTGTTGTTCATCAACGATGGCCAGCCCCAGCTTATAAAAGTTTACTTGCTCTTGGATAACAGCATGGGTACCAACGACGATATCACAGCTGCCGCCTTCGAGGTCTGTGAGGATGTCAGTGCGTACGGTTTTCTTTTGATTACCTACCAGCAGACGAATATTGATATCCAGCGGATCCAGGAAATTGGAAAGTGTTCGGAAATGTTGTTCAGCCAGGATTTCGGTAGGGGCCATAAAGGCGGCTTGATAGCCGTTATCCAGTGCCATAAGTATGGCACCCAAGGCCACTATGGTTTTACCTGATCCTACATCGCCTTGGAGCAACCGGTTCATTTGCTTGCCAGAGCGCACATCTTTTTTTATATCCGAAAGAGCGGACTTTTGTCCATCGGTGAGCTCAAAAGGTAGGTGGGTATTGAAGAAGCGCTGAGTATAATTGCCTAGATCCTCAAAAACAGGCGCGTCGTGTTTGTCAATAATTTCGTGTTTGCTCTTGGCCACGCTTAGCTCAAAGAGAAATAACTCTTCAAACTTAAACCGCTTGAATGCTTTTTGATACTCTGATTTCGATTCCGGGAAATGAATCATCCGGTAGGACTCATGCCGTTTGGGCAAGCTGTAACTTTGTCGAATAGAATCCGGCAGGAATTCGGGTGTTTTTTCATGTTTTAGAGTAATTTTTTGCCACTGGTGGATGAGTTTGCTGGTCGTTGACGTTTTGGCGAGTGACTTGTTACCCGGGTAGATAGGCATAATCTGCTTTAGCTGCGAAAGGTCAGAAGTATTGCTTACTTTTTCATACTCTGGATGCGCAATAGATAAATACCGACCGTATTTCTTAACGTTGCCAAAGAAGGCGACGGCTTCACCCTCCGAAAGATTTTTCCTTATATAATGGGCGCCTTTAAACCAGACTCCCTTCAAAGAGGCGGTATCGTCTTGAATGATAACTTCCAGTCTTTTTTTATTCCCGTGCCCTTTTTGTTGTATTTTCTTGATACGGCCTACTACGGTTACTTCTTCACTATTATCGCGAAGTTCTCGAATCTTGGTGATGGTTGTCCGGTCTAAATACCGGTGAGGAAAGTAGTTTAGTAGATCCAGTGTACTTTTGAT is drawn from Fodinibius salinus and contains these coding sequences:
- a CDS encoding helix-turn-helix transcriptional regulator, whose translation is MHEFILPPQKLSPFVKRIYEIDIPHPSTFEDNRIIPFGTGTITIVLKGNPRVEDANGVHHFPDYALSGQYFPTFSFDSDIPLLYYGIALKPTATHKLFDIYLADIQNDFLPLDEVIEDEADQIRQEILKTESTENRLRLLTDFMLNKVPDSIKYTHLDVVIDYIYEKKGKLKVLDLCEYEDVSRRYLEKKFNKFIGFTPGQFIRQVRFNFTCAEIAEGNSTVNDILSKFGYYDRSHFMKKFKRYHSDDLSVLTNEDGNLFKTVFSRIMRSESENNFHP
- the recG gene encoding ATP-dependent DNA helicase RecG — translated: MKLIDLPQLGTKRLNALSESGIKSTLDLLNYFPHRYLDRTTITKIRELRDNSEEVTVVGRIKKIQQKGHGNKKRLEVIIQDDTASLKGVWFKGAHYIRKNLSEGEAVAFFGNVKKYGRYLSIAHPEYEKVSNTSDLSQLKQIMPIYPGNKSLAKTSTTSKLIHQWQKITLKHEKTPEFLPDSIRQSYSLPKRHESYRMIHFPESKSEYQKAFKRFKFEELFLFELSVAKSKHEIIDKHDAPVFEDLGNYTQRFFNTHLPFELTDGQKSALSDIKKDVRSGKQMNRLLQGDVGSGKTIVALGAILMALDNGYQAAFMAPTEILAEQHFRTLSNFLDPLDINIRLLVGNQKKTVRTDILTDLEGGSCDIVVGTHAVIQEQVNFYKLGLAIVDEQHRFGVKQRAEILKKGSHPHVLVMSATPIPRSLAMTLYSDLDISIIKDLPGGRKPVKTAVRHQKKHDEIYNFVEQELNKGGQAYVVYPLVEESEKMDLKDASAGFKKLKKRFSNHEVGLLHGQMKSEEKDAVMLQFINNEVQVLVSTTVIEVGVDVSNASLMIVEHAERFGLSQLHQLRGRIGRGERQSYCILIYGQKVSKEAQFRLRKMAETDDGFQIAEADLELRGPGDFLGTKQSGLPEFKVADIVEDQWILEQAKSEAWKIISNDFNLEQPKHQELKKVFTPYYKKKSKFYGMG